Proteins encoded together in one Anoxybacillus flavithermus window:
- the lysA gene encoding diaminopimelate decarboxylase, protein MIMHGTMGINERGHLEIGGVDTIDLAHLYGTPLYIYDVALIRERARAFKRMFDKHRVRAQVAYASKAFSTIAIVQLMEQEGLSLDVVSGGELYTALAAGFPVERIHFHGNNKSEEELQMAVEAKIGCIVVDNFYELEMLQQLCRTHKYTMPILLRVTPGIEAHTHDYILTGQEDSKFGFDLHNGQADEALQRALASSHIHVLGIHCHIGSQIFDATGFVLATKKLFEKLAIWRDMHHFTAKVVNLGGGFGIRYTKEDDPLAPEQYVEQIIEEVKRNVASFHLPFPEIWIEPGRSLVGDAGTTIYTIGSRKEVPNVRQYVAVDGGMSDNIRPALYEAKYEAVLANRMHDHCEEVVAIAGKCCESGDMLIWDLPLPKAQPGDYLAVFCTGAYGYAMANNYNRIPRPAVVFVEDGEAQLVVKRETYEDLIRLDLPLKTKVKK, encoded by the coding sequence TAGATACGATTGACTTAGCTCATCTATACGGAACCCCACTCTACATTTATGATGTTGCCCTTATTCGCGAGCGTGCCCGGGCGTTTAAGCGTATGTTTGATAAACATCGTGTACGTGCACAAGTCGCGTATGCAAGCAAAGCGTTTTCGACAATAGCGATCGTGCAATTAATGGAACAAGAAGGATTATCTCTCGATGTCGTCTCGGGCGGTGAGCTGTATACCGCGTTAGCTGCTGGATTTCCGGTCGAACGTATTCATTTTCACGGCAACAATAAAAGCGAAGAAGAGTTACAAATGGCGGTTGAAGCAAAAATCGGTTGTATTGTCGTCGATAATTTTTATGAGTTAGAGATGTTGCAACAACTTTGTCGCACTCATAAATATACGATGCCGATTTTATTACGTGTCACGCCAGGCATTGAGGCCCATACGCACGACTATATTTTAACAGGGCAAGAAGATTCGAAATTTGGATTTGATTTGCATAACGGACAAGCAGATGAAGCGTTACAGCGTGCGCTCGCTTCTTCCCATATTCATGTGCTTGGCATTCATTGTCATATCGGTTCGCAAATTTTTGATGCGACTGGTTTTGTCCTTGCGACGAAAAAATTATTTGAAAAGCTTGCTATATGGCGTGATATGCATCATTTCACTGCGAAAGTTGTCAATCTTGGCGGCGGTTTTGGCATTCGGTACACGAAAGAAGATGATCCGCTCGCACCGGAACAGTACGTCGAACAAATTATTGAAGAAGTGAAACGGAACGTAGCCTCATTTCATTTACCATTCCCAGAAATTTGGATTGAGCCGGGGCGTTCGCTTGTCGGTGATGCTGGAACAACGATTTATACGATTGGCTCGCGTAAAGAGGTGCCAAACGTTCGTCAATATGTTGCGGTAGATGGGGGAATGAGCGACAACATTCGACCTGCGCTATATGAAGCGAAATATGAAGCAGTGCTAGCGAATCGGATGCATGACCATTGTGAAGAAGTTGTGGCGATTGCAGGGAAATGTTGTGAGTCAGGCGATATGCTCATCTGGGATTTACCGCTTCCGAAAGCGCAACCGGGCGATTATTTAGCTGTTTTTTGTACGGGAGCTTACGGCTATGCGATGGCAAATAACTATAATCGCATTCCGCGTCCGGCGGTCGTATTTGTTGAAGACGGTGAAGCACAGCTTGTTGTGAAGCGTGAAACGTATGAAGATTTAATTCGACTCGATTTGCCACTTAAGACAAAAGTAAAAAAATAA
- a CDS encoding IS1634 family transposase: protein MDVQIRAIYESSYLNIISALFKDLDLPQLIDRLVPVDPQCQTRASDIVKLIVLDILSGRQALVHLEQWAHDIDLPKLIRPGLEPSWFNDDAIARHLDRLYEANIHQVLSSCLVQIYKKEGLSLRVFHADTTDKTVYGAYESASPDALQITHGYNRHHRWQKQIGFGLIGNEDGIPFYGDVHDGNLPDKTWNPEVLSRVQKQLKQAKIEDEWIYVADSAAMTKDTLAQTKAANAFLITRGPSSLRIVKTALAKADAQDTPWSDPFSLAEKNGATYRVWETTSTYEGHSVRLIVVESSALDQRKGKTLEKERNQEAELLRQKQTQWESRLFSCREDAEQALASLKASLRLRFHRVEASVEAIVRPKKRRGRPKKGAEPDMETLYALRLNVEFDQDAWEQARRKASRFVLVTTVPEEWKGQPMDAKEILKLYKGQISVEMNFSFLKDPFFTDEIYVKKPERVAVLGYLFLLALAIYRVFQRRVRQFITPEHPLKGAGGRKLTRPTGQAIFQLFWYVRVVLLELPDGRIQRALGQPLTYEQRRILQGLGMDESIYV, encoded by the coding sequence ATGGACGTTCAAATTCGGGCCATTTATGAAAGTTCTTATTTGAATATAATAAGCGCCCTGTTCAAAGATCTTGACCTTCCTCAGTTGATTGATCGTCTCGTTCCCGTGGATCCGCAATGCCAAACTCGAGCCAGCGATATCGTCAAACTAATCGTTCTGGATATCTTGAGCGGCCGGCAAGCGCTCGTTCATTTGGAACAATGGGCGCATGACATCGATTTGCCGAAGCTGATTCGGCCAGGGCTGGAGCCGTCTTGGTTCAACGACGATGCCATCGCGCGTCATTTGGATCGCCTGTATGAGGCGAATATCCATCAAGTCCTTTCGTCTTGCCTCGTGCAGATCTACAAGAAAGAAGGCCTCTCTCTTCGCGTCTTCCACGCCGATACGACGGACAAGACCGTTTATGGCGCGTATGAATCGGCCTCGCCGGATGCCTTGCAGATTACGCATGGCTACAACCGGCATCATCGTTGGCAAAAGCAGATCGGATTTGGGCTGATTGGCAACGAGGATGGCATCCCGTTTTATGGCGATGTACACGACGGCAACCTGCCGGATAAGACGTGGAATCCCGAGGTGTTGTCCCGTGTGCAGAAACAGCTGAAGCAGGCGAAGATCGAAGATGAATGGATTTATGTTGCCGATTCTGCCGCCATGACGAAAGACACACTGGCGCAAACGAAGGCCGCCAACGCCTTTTTGATCACAAGAGGCCCTTCTTCGCTCCGGATCGTCAAAACCGCGCTGGCTAAAGCTGATGCCCAAGACACGCCGTGGAGCGATCCGTTCTCCTTAGCGGAGAAAAACGGAGCCACCTACCGGGTGTGGGAAACGACATCGACGTACGAAGGTCATTCGGTCCGGTTGATCGTCGTTGAATCCAGCGCGCTCGACCAACGAAAAGGAAAGACGCTCGAAAAAGAGCGAAACCAAGAAGCAGAGCTTCTTCGGCAGAAACAAACCCAGTGGGAAAGCCGTCTGTTTTCGTGCCGGGAAGACGCCGAACAAGCCCTAGCGTCTCTAAAGGCGTCCCTTCGTCTCCGGTTCCATCGCGTCGAGGCGTCGGTCGAAGCGATCGTGCGTCCGAAAAAACGGCGCGGACGTCCGAAAAAAGGGGCGGAACCGGACATGGAAACGCTGTACGCCCTTCGCTTGAACGTGGAATTCGACCAAGATGCGTGGGAACAGGCGAGACGGAAAGCGTCCCGGTTTGTCCTTGTCACGACAGTTCCGGAGGAATGGAAAGGTCAACCGATGGATGCGAAAGAGATCTTGAAGTTGTATAAAGGCCAAATCTCGGTGGAAATGAACTTCTCTTTCTTGAAAGACCCGTTCTTTACGGATGAGATTTACGTAAAAAAACCGGAACGGGTCGCGGTATTGGGCTATTTGTTTCTGTTGGCCTTGGCGATTTACCGCGTCTTCCAGCGCCGGGTGCGTCAGTTCATCACCCCGGAACACCCATTAAAGGGCGCGGGAGGCCGGAAACTGACCCGACCGACCGGACAAGCGATTTTTCAATTGTTTTGGTATGTCAGAGTCGTCCTGTTGGAACTGCCGGATGGACGAATTCAACGCGCGTTAGGTCAACCGCTCACGTACGAGCAGCGAAGGATTCTGCAAGGATTAGGGATGGACGAGAGCATTTACGTCTAA
- a CDS encoding DUF1002 domain-containing protein: MKKWFTIFILLLFMIPSVSLADAIEGDVIITLGENLTEQQKQQILKEMNAPDNAEIITVTNEEEHKYLGGIIPKGQIGTKAISSSKITIGAPGSGLQVETNNINWVTKEMYMNALITAGVKDAVIYITAPFPVSGTAALTGLMKAYELSSNEAIPDEVKKVANEEMVKTAQLGESIGNDKAVALLAKIKEEIAKNPPQTDADMRALIERIAQELGITLTEDEINSLLSLFNKMKNVNIDWNQVNEQLAQTKDKLSAFLQTEEGRTFIPHISHLGRAEQKDFLFSFLE, encoded by the coding sequence ATGAAGAAGTGGTTTACGATATTTATTTTATTGCTGTTTATGATCCCATCGGTTAGTTTAGCAGATGCGATTGAAGGGGACGTCATTATTACGCTCGGCGAAAATTTAACAGAACAGCAAAAACAACAAATATTAAAAGAAATGAATGCGCCAGACAACGCTGAAATCATTACGGTTACAAATGAAGAAGAGCATAAATATCTCGGCGGCATTATTCCGAAAGGACAAATTGGAACGAAGGCTATTTCATCCTCGAAAATTACGATTGGGGCACCTGGTTCGGGGTTGCAAGTCGAAACGAATAACATTAACTGGGTAACAAAAGAGATGTATATGAATGCGCTCATTACTGCTGGAGTAAAAGATGCAGTCATTTACATTACTGCACCGTTTCCTGTATCGGGAACAGCTGCGTTAACAGGGTTAATGAAAGCGTACGAACTTTCATCAAATGAAGCGATCCCGGACGAAGTAAAAAAAGTAGCGAACGAGGAAATGGTGAAAACAGCACAGCTTGGCGAATCAATCGGAAATGACAAAGCGGTCGCACTGCTTGCGAAAATTAAAGAAGAAATAGCGAAAAATCCACCGCAAACAGATGCAGATATGCGTGCGCTCATTGAGCGGATCGCTCAAGAGCTTGGCATTACGTTAACAGAAGACGAAATAAACAGTTTGCTTTCTTTATTTAACAAAATGAAAAATGTGAACATCGACTGGAATCAAGTGAACGAACAGCTTGCTCAAACGAAAGACAAGCTATCTGCTTTTTTACAAACAGAAGAAGGTCGAACGTTTATTCCTCATATTTCGCACCTTGGTAGGGCGGAACAAAAGGATTTTTTATTCAGTTTTTTAGAATAA
- a CDS encoding peptidylprolyl isomerase, translated as MKKKGYILMENGGKVEFELFQNEAPTTVANFEKLANEGFYNGLTFHRVIKRFVSQGGCPIGNGTGDAGYTIPCETDNNPHKHIEGAISMAHRGRDTGSCQFFICHEPQPHLDGVHTVFGQVTAGMDVVKAMKNGDVMKEVKVWDEQ; from the coding sequence ATGAAGAAAAAAGGATATATCTTAATGGAAAACGGCGGAAAGGTGGAGTTTGAACTATTCCAAAATGAAGCGCCAACAACGGTTGCGAATTTTGAAAAACTAGCGAATGAAGGATTTTATAACGGGCTGACGTTTCATCGCGTCATTAAGCGATTTGTAAGTCAAGGTGGCTGCCCGATTGGAAACGGAACAGGCGATGCAGGTTATACGATTCCGTGTGAAACAGATAACAATCCGCATAAACATATCGAAGGTGCGATATCGATGGCGCATCGCGGACGTGATACAGGAAGTTGCCAGTTTTTCATTTGCCATGAGCCGCAGCCGCATTTAGATGGTGTGCATACCGTATTCGGTCAAGTCACCGCTGGAATGGATGTTGTAAAGGCGATGAAAAATGGTGATGTCATGAAAGAAGTAAAGGTGTGGGACGAACAATAA